In Macaca fascicularis isolate 582-1 chromosome 15, T2T-MFA8v1.1, one genomic interval encodes:
- the TMEM215 gene encoding transmembrane protein 215 has protein sequence MRPDDINPRTGLVVALVSVFLVFGFMFTVSGMKGETLGNIPLLAIGPAICLPGIAAIALARKTEGCTKWPENELLWVRKLPCFRKPKDKEVVELLRTPSDLESGKGSSDELAKKAGLRGKPPPQGQGEVSMASSITTPTPTEEGECQSLVQSGHQEETSRYLDGYCPSGSSLTYSALDIKCSARDRPECPEPEDSIFFVPQDSIIVCSYKQNSPYDRYCCYINQIQGRWDHETIV, from the coding sequence ATGCGGCCTGATGACATTAACCCGAGGACTGGGCTGGTGGTGGCCCTGGTCAGTGTCTTCCTGGTCTTCGGTTTCATGTTCACCGTCTCTGGGATGAAAGGGGAGACTTTGGGAAACATCCCCCTCCTGGCCATCGGGCCAGCCATCTGCCTACCAGGCATCGCGGCCATTGCCCTGGCCAGGAAAACCGAGGGATGCACCAAGTGGCCAGAGAACGAGCTTCTATGGGTCCGCAAATTGCCCTGCTTCCGGAAACCCAAAGACAAGGAGGTGGTGGAGCTGCTGAGGACCCCTTCAGACCTGGAGTCCGGCAAGGGGAGCTCAGATGAGCTGGCTAAGAAGGCGGGCCTCAGGGGGAAGCCTCCCCCACAAGGCCAGGGTGAGGTGTCCATGGCCAGCTCCATCACCACCCCCACACCCACGGAGGAAGGAGAATGCCAGAGCCTGGTCCAGAGTGGGCATCAGGAGGAGACGTCCAGATACCTGGACGGCTACTGCCCCTCGGGCAGTTCCCTCACCTACAGTGCCTTGGACATCAAGTGCTCAGCAAGGGACAGACCTGAGTGCCCTGAGCCCGAGGACAGCATCTTCTTTGTGCCCCAGGACAGTATCATCGTTTGCTCCTACAAGCAGAACAGCCCCTATGACAGATACTGTTGTTATATCAATCAGATACAAGGCAGGTGGGACCACGAGACCATCGTCTAA